Proteins encoded by one window of Lathyrus oleraceus cultivar Zhongwan6 chromosome 1, CAAS_Psat_ZW6_1.0, whole genome shotgun sequence:
- the LOC127103161 gene encoding albumin-2, whose translation MSNLNIDAAFRSSTPNECYMFVGENYVVLNYAPCSGDIKKNIINGPIKTVVGFPMFAGKTFEGKIDCAFDTEDTDVFIFSGNECAKIQYVPHSAEATLLIAPIPISQMFPCIYSLFFANGIDAAIKSTGNEVFLFKGGWYARINYRTKQLMSENYIGKGFSSLYGTVFESGIEAAFASHVQNEAYIFKKEYYARINFAPGTADGDFIVGGKIRKISTDWPALKNILHF comes from the coding sequence ATGTCAAATCTTAATATAGATGCTGCATTCCGTTCATCTACTCCCAATGAATGTTATATGTTTGTGGGAGAAAACTATGTGGTTTTGAATTATGCTCCATGTTCTGGAGACATAAAGAAAAATATCATTAATGGGCCAATTAAAACTGTTGTTGGGTTTCCAATGTTTGCTGGAAAAACATTCGAAGGTAAAATAGATTGTGCCTTTGACACCGAAGACACTGATGTATTCATCTTTTCTGGAAATGAATGTGCCAAAATTCAGTATGTTCCACATTCTGCTGAGGCTACATTACTCATAGCTCCTATTCCAATATCTCAGATGTTTCCTTGTATCTATAGTTTATTTTTTGCTAATGGAATAGATGCTGCAATCAAGTCCACCGGAAATGAGGTTTTCTTATTCAAAGGCGGTTGGTATGCTCGTATAAACTATCGCACCAAGCAGCTCATGTCTGAAAATTACATTGGCAAGGGTTTTAGTAGTTTGTATGGTACAGTATTTGAAAGTGGAATTGAAGCAGCTTTTGCTTCTCACGTTCAAAATGAAGCTTACATTTTTAAAAAAGAATACTATGCACGTATCAACTTTGCCCCAGGTACAGCTGATGGTGACTTTATTGTTGGTGGTAAAATTAGGAAAATCTCTACTGATTGGCCTGCTCTTAAAAACATCTTACATTTTTAA